One region of Anoplopoma fimbria isolate UVic2021 breed Golden Eagle Sablefish chromosome 10, Afim_UVic_2022, whole genome shotgun sequence genomic DNA includes:
- the cited4a gene encoding cbp/p300-interacting transactivator 4a: protein MYIIPELTQKTNSSDCRDVAEFLSAAGLHVAGASAGETTTGTDPTSLYGFCSTLTHPRAIEAMAEHMMMPMTHGFRMGMNGPPQHNGQPGLRTLPNGQVMHYSRNPQSNMEAAMRQRQAMVGPGGMAGPLNGAPMANHHHQMMSGNMMYNGQSQQQQQQLQQQQQQQQQQQQQHHHMHPQQQPQQQQQPGGHQQQYIPGNLTSQQLMASMHLQKLNTQYHGHPLVSANGHHMPNGAQYRVGPAQLSGMQHIGGPLGLNGMDMDLIDEEVLTSLVLEFGLDRVQELPELFLGQNEFDFISDFVCKQQPSTVSC from the exons ATGTATATAATCCCTGAGTTGACCCAGAAAACAAACTCCTCTGACTGCCGAGACGTCGCAGAGTTTCTATCCGCCGCAGGGCTGCATGTAGCCGGAGCATCAGCTGGAGAAACAACCACCGGCACCGATCCAACTTCTCTGTACGGATTTTGTTCGACATTAACACATCCTAG GGCAATAGAAGCCATGGCTGAACACATGATGATGCCCATGACCCACGGCTTCAGGATGGGCATGAATGGACCTCCTCAGCACAACGGCCAGCCCGGCCTGCGCACTCTGCCCAACGGCCAGGTGATGCACTACAGCAGGAACCCTCAGAGCAACATGGAGGCCGCCATGAGACAGCGGCAGGCCATGGTGGGACCCGGAGGGATGGCCGGCCCGTTGAACGGAGCTCCCATGgccaaccaccaccaccagatgATGTCTGGGAACATGATGTACAATGGCcagagtcaacaacaacaacaacaactgcagcagcagcagcagcagcagcaacagcagcagcagcagcatcatcacaTGCACCCccagcagcagccgcagcagcagcagcagcccggtGGACACCAGCAGCAGTACATCCCTGGTAACCTCACCTCCCAGCAGCTTATGGCCAGCATGCACCTGCAGAAACTCAACACTCAATATCACGGACACCCGCTGGTCTCAGCCAACGGTCACCACATGCCCAACGGTGCTCAGTACCGGGTGGGTCCGGCCCAGCTATCAGGCATGCAGCACATCGGGGGCCCTTTGGGACTAAACGGCATGGACATGGATCTGATCGACGAGGAAGTTCTGACTTCGCTGGTGCTGGAGTTTGGGTTGGATCGCGTTCAGGAGCTGCCCGAGCTCTTCTTGGGACAGAACGAGTTTGACTTCATATCAGACTTTGTGTGCAAACAGCAGCCTAGCACCGTGAGCTGTTGA